In Pseudomonas sp. Leaf58, one DNA window encodes the following:
- a CDS encoding fimbrial protein — MFLAKKTLVCLLFIGSVSPVPAFALTCKNQSDGSAVIRESLNTALAIPADAPDGTIIWESEEYTANVKCNDEWNSGSAENIYLYTNPAAVDIGSGIRIGLRYKGVSYTQSKTRVETGYDSWYGCTSIWSCKGNWAKFPLKFTIFIEKFGPTPSSGKAIQLSEYRVFQLDGKSGLNNNPNTNVNYIISGLSNIRFIPCSPELMIIPSVINFRRALSSTAVTGQVASSASFKLDLVKTCDTPYTVNARFRPVTGSVINNLLVPSNNNSVGISLVREENNSPVPYNSWFKLANLTTSGQSRIDLRADLIWRGTPIPGEFKAEAQIDMYYQ, encoded by the coding sequence ATGTTTCTAGCCAAAAAAACCCTGGTATGTCTCCTGTTTATAGGAAGCGTTAGTCCTGTCCCTGCTTTCGCGCTTACTTGCAAGAATCAGAGCGATGGTTCAGCGGTGATAAGGGAGTCATTAAATACTGCACTTGCTATACCAGCCGATGCGCCAGACGGAACGATTATTTGGGAGTCAGAAGAGTATACGGCCAATGTTAAGTGTAATGATGAGTGGAACTCGGGCAGCGCCGAAAATATCTATTTATATACGAACCCTGCCGCAGTCGATATTGGTTCCGGTATACGGATTGGTCTGCGCTATAAGGGCGTATCCTACACCCAGAGCAAGACAAGAGTTGAAACCGGTTACGACTCCTGGTATGGCTGTACCAGCATCTGGTCGTGCAAAGGAAATTGGGCGAAATTCCCTCTAAAATTCACTATATTCATCGAAAAATTTGGCCCTACGCCAAGTTCTGGAAAAGCCATCCAGCTGAGTGAATATAGAGTTTTTCAGTTGGATGGTAAAAGCGGTCTAAATAACAATCCCAATACGAACGTTAACTATATCATCAGCGGGCTGAGCAATATCCGTTTTATCCCCTGCTCGCCGGAGCTAATGATTATTCCTAGTGTTATCAACTTTCGCCGCGCTCTCTCCAGTACCGCGGTAACAGGCCAGGTTGCAAGTTCAGCCAGCTTCAAACTTGACCTGGTGAAGACTTGCGATACTCCCTACACCGTCAACGCTCGCTTCAGGCCGGTCACAGGCAGCGTCATTAACAACCTTTTGGTGCCGAGCAATAATAATTCTGTTGGCATTTCGCTAGTCCGCGAGGAAAATAATTCTCCCGTTCCGTACAACAGTTGGTTCAAACTCGCGAATCTAACAACCAGTGGACAAAGCAGAATCGACCTTCGGGCAGATCTGATATGGCGCGGAACGCCGATTCCGGGGGAGTTCAAAGCAGAAGCGCAGATAGATATGTACTATCAATAA
- a CDS encoding response regulator, with protein MKKLKVIVADDHPIVLLGVRELVERHPSFSIAGEAICSQSLVDKLSQQPVDLVITDYNMPADSPYGDGLKLITYLKRTYPRLKILVLTMISNALILERLHELGVSGIIQKNQLHTEIEKALNAIAMHRPYHTPDTPRNSVLSTSTTIDERINSLSLKEHEVLRLFVSGLSVSDIAQLQNRSRKTISAQKISAMRKLAAHSDQELLAYCQEQQIFN; from the coding sequence ATGAAAAAATTGAAAGTCATCGTCGCTGACGATCACCCCATTGTACTGCTGGGTGTCAGAGAACTGGTCGAGCGCCATCCAAGCTTCAGCATTGCCGGGGAAGCCATTTGCTCACAAAGCCTTGTGGATAAGCTAAGCCAGCAGCCCGTAGACTTGGTAATAACCGACTACAACATGCCGGCAGACTCGCCTTATGGTGATGGCCTAAAACTAATAACCTATCTTAAGCGCACTTACCCGAGATTGAAGATCTTGGTCCTGACCATGATTTCAAACGCACTTATACTAGAGCGTCTACACGAACTTGGCGTCTCTGGGATTATTCAGAAGAACCAGCTGCATACTGAAATAGAAAAAGCACTCAATGCGATCGCCATGCATCGCCCATACCATACTCCTGACACACCGAGAAATTCGGTGCTATCGACCTCAACCACCATTGACGAACGGATAAACAGCCTGTCACTCAAAGAGCATGAAGTGTTGCGACTATTCGTATCAGGACTAAGTGTGAGTGATATTGCTCAGCTCCAGAACAGAAGCAGAAAAACAATCAGCGCGCAAAAAATCTCTGCGATGCGAAAGCTGGCTGCACACAGTGATCAAGAACTACTCGCCTATTGCCAAGAACAACAAATATTTAACTGA
- a CDS encoding response regulator, giving the protein MKHEKAQLENLARSSSRLNMSMTILLGLTLVLAGFSAWSIKRLIGEYNDLVSIHFTRLMVDIREQDSFLKALVRQSLKEGLLDHQRIEHTAFTPLPEMGPNIFQGQAFPFSLPFTVKLDGPTFRASDAEEVFSQGANLADFYTTFWSASHYSSPQMFLFSPERGYAIAIPAAGRGGITNVEGDIPFIDIIRQVDIRRPLMDETSANGEIAWRSYAESTSYTPPGRVVAYTSISPTSGMNGKRTFVAVSLVDLSQVNVYEQIMARSLYDGLTLFGPSGAVLIGQRSTLSDLHHGVNFTLAGLVFKLYEPTLGGWTAVYTVTYQHIFHYAFWSLVTLGITLLVITGMGLAANRWYQRNVIFPARDAHETIVESEAFSRAVIDAAPTGLCLVRSADHEVLLENQRAQQWDSKELTRILASQPDSSSTNEHRLQISGRYLQVGFVSTRYHGEDVRLYAFNDVTRHVEDAQALEDARRSADAANEAKTLFLATMTHEIRTPLYGVLGTLELLGLTHLDLRQQTYLQTIQRSSATLFQLISDVLDVSKIESGQMALETTAFCPLDIIQDTMRTYSALAAHKGLLFYACTDPHLPAQIVGDPIRIRQILNNFLSNAIKFTDAGRVVLHTRVISFEHEHVCLEWQVIDSGIGISKTQQNRLFELFFQVPEASIEGGAGLGLSICGRLAEMMDGDIKVVSEPGLGSSFSFNVRLPLAQGKFHNCALTPPDPSPVYVRAPIPQLAESFVGWLQRLGYTAMLTIPTEEHYNPEALLVDMLDCSKVATWNGQRICATGDGPVLGTLTENGWRVEMHDVRGIARLIDCIRQGRCSNDEALAPQLLTSLDLQILVAEDNPINQAILKEQLEALGCSTVVAANGEQAVQYWQPGLFDVVLTDVNMPLMNGYELARALRQIDTQIPIIGVTANALRDEGQRCFEAGMNACIVKPLDIQTLRTHLISLCRPAQHDDPGRAYLETAQAYPSNVDIVQLSPAMRELFASTMHDDMQKLRLALEQRNSQRLSELMHSIAGALGAVQDISLANQCCALEIKLADTLLDDDLIESVRALLDKLSRMLSNLT; this is encoded by the coding sequence ATGAAACACGAAAAAGCCCAACTGGAAAACCTCGCGCGCAGTTCCTCGCGCTTAAACATGAGCATGACGATTCTGCTCGGACTGACCTTGGTGCTGGCAGGGTTCAGCGCATGGTCCATTAAACGCCTGATCGGAGAGTACAATGATCTGGTCAGCATACACTTCACTCGTCTAATGGTGGACATTCGAGAGCAGGATAGCTTCCTCAAGGCCTTGGTAAGGCAAAGCCTAAAAGAGGGGCTGCTTGATCATCAACGCATTGAGCACACCGCCTTTACGCCGCTACCCGAAATGGGGCCAAATATATTTCAAGGTCAGGCCTTCCCGTTCTCCCTGCCGTTCACCGTTAAGCTTGATGGCCCCACTTTTAGAGCCAGCGACGCCGAGGAAGTATTCAGTCAAGGTGCAAATCTTGCTGATTTTTATACTACTTTCTGGTCCGCGTCTCATTATAGTTCGCCTCAAATGTTCCTATTTTCGCCTGAGCGTGGGTACGCTATCGCGATACCGGCTGCCGGACGTGGCGGCATTACAAACGTGGAGGGTGATATTCCTTTCATCGATATCATCAGACAGGTCGATATACGGCGGCCCTTGATGGACGAGACAAGTGCAAATGGTGAAATCGCCTGGCGCAGTTATGCCGAATCGACGAGTTACACCCCCCCTGGTCGAGTAGTCGCCTACACCTCCATCTCGCCAACCAGCGGTATGAATGGTAAACGTACGTTTGTGGCTGTCTCACTCGTTGACCTAAGTCAGGTCAATGTTTACGAGCAAATTATGGCCCGGTCGCTATATGACGGTCTCACATTATTCGGTCCTTCCGGAGCGGTCCTGATAGGCCAGAGGTCTACACTGTCGGACTTACACCATGGTGTGAATTTCACACTAGCGGGCTTGGTATTCAAACTGTACGAGCCAACCTTAGGCGGCTGGACCGCTGTCTATACCGTCACTTATCAGCATATCTTCCACTATGCGTTCTGGTCTTTGGTTACTCTGGGCATTACGTTGCTAGTCATTACCGGAATGGGCCTAGCTGCGAACCGCTGGTACCAGCGAAACGTCATCTTTCCAGCTCGCGACGCACATGAAACCATTGTTGAAAGCGAAGCCTTCAGTCGCGCGGTTATCGATGCCGCGCCGACGGGGTTGTGCCTGGTCCGTAGTGCTGACCATGAAGTGCTTCTGGAAAATCAGCGGGCCCAACAATGGGATTCGAAGGAGCTTACACGCATACTAGCCTCACAACCCGATAGCTCCAGTACAAATGAGCATCGCTTGCAAATCAGTGGTCGTTATTTACAGGTCGGATTCGTATCCACCCGCTACCATGGCGAAGATGTTCGTTTGTATGCGTTCAATGACGTAACCCGCCATGTAGAAGATGCGCAAGCGCTTGAAGATGCAAGGCGGTCAGCCGATGCTGCCAATGAGGCCAAGACATTATTCCTCGCAACTATGACCCACGAGATCCGCACCCCATTGTATGGGGTATTAGGGACGCTTGAACTACTCGGTCTCACCCACCTGGACCTGCGTCAGCAAACCTATCTGCAGACAATCCAGCGTTCTTCGGCGACCCTGTTCCAACTGATCAGTGATGTGCTGGACGTCTCGAAAATCGAGTCTGGGCAGATGGCCCTGGAAACGACGGCATTCTGCCCACTGGACATCATCCAAGACACGATGCGCACCTACTCCGCGCTTGCTGCGCACAAGGGGCTGTTGTTCTATGCGTGCACAGATCCTCACCTGCCCGCTCAGATAGTGGGCGACCCAATACGCATCCGCCAGATACTTAACAACTTTCTAAGCAATGCCATCAAATTTACCGATGCCGGCCGGGTCGTTCTACATACCCGGGTAATCTCTTTCGAACACGAACACGTCTGCCTGGAATGGCAAGTCATTGACAGTGGTATAGGTATTTCCAAAACACAACAAAACAGATTGTTCGAATTGTTTTTCCAAGTGCCGGAGGCATCAATCGAGGGTGGAGCAGGCTTGGGCTTATCTATCTGTGGACGGCTGGCCGAGATGATGGATGGCGACATCAAGGTGGTCAGCGAGCCAGGCTTGGGCAGTAGCTTCTCATTTAACGTCCGCTTACCATTAGCCCAAGGCAAATTTCATAATTGCGCTCTTACTCCACCCGATCCATCTCCGGTGTATGTACGCGCACCAATACCACAGCTGGCCGAGTCTTTCGTAGGCTGGCTGCAGCGCTTGGGCTATACCGCAATGCTCACGATTCCAACGGAGGAACACTATAATCCCGAAGCTCTGCTAGTAGACATGCTCGACTGTTCGAAAGTCGCTACATGGAATGGTCAGCGCATTTGCGCCACTGGCGATGGGCCAGTCCTCGGTACACTCACCGAAAACGGTTGGCGAGTCGAAATGCACGATGTACGGGGAATCGCTCGTCTAATCGACTGCATCCGTCAAGGTCGTTGTTCAAACGACGAAGCACTGGCTCCACAGCTTCTCACCTCACTCGATCTGCAGATTCTCGTGGCAGAAGACAATCCAATAAATCAGGCTATCTTAAAAGAGCAACTCGAGGCGCTGGGTTGCAGTACGGTCGTCGCAGCAAATGGCGAACAAGCGGTGCAATACTGGCAACCAGGGCTGTTTGACGTAGTTTTGACTGATGTGAACATGCCTCTCATGAATGGATATGAATTGGCAAGAGCACTGCGCCAAATCGATACACAGATACCAATCATCGGCGTAACCGCCAATGCATTGCGTGACGAGGGCCAACGCTGTTTTGAAGCGGGCATGAATGCCTGTATAGTAAAGCCGCTAGACATTCAGACTCTGCGCACCCACTTGATCAGCTTGTGCCGGCCGGCCCAGCACGACGACCCGGGCAGGGCCTATCTTGAAACCGCGCAGGCTTACCCCTCAAATGTTGACATAGTGCAGCTATCCCCAGCGATGCGCGAACTGTTTGCAAGTACTATGCATGACGATATGCAGAAGTTACGTCTAGCCTTGGAGCAGAGGAATAGCCAACGCTTGAGCGAACTCATGCACAGTATTGCTGGCGCCTTGGGAGCGGTCCAGGACATCTCCCTAGCCAACCAATGTTGCGCATTGGAAATCAAGCTGGCCGACACGTTGCTGGATGATGACCTGATCGAGAGCGTGCGCGCGCTGCTGGACAAGTTATCGAGAATGTTGAGCAACCTCACATAA